A window of the Vanessa cardui chromosome 12, ilVanCard2.1, whole genome shotgun sequence genome harbors these coding sequences:
- the LOC124534210 gene encoding AN1-type zinc finger protein 1-like, with amino-acid sequence MEFPSLGEHCQNSICNQVDFLPLQCKCGMVFCRVHFTEHCVSGECELAPKPRDINLQSDDHIYRCSESGCRKGNLHEMLCNKCQKHYCIEHRFHPSCPEIDDETMAAKIEQFEAPRRQFQEANKHLQEKITENIRKALQSSAKVKTASKIHLMRIKQKALGPKSVSTADRVYFAIKKPANYQAKNVKVVSDIDSITKIESVTLDPDLKDTVPVFISTKWSLGRAIDSICDSCNIKNENNKMGDTKLRLFRQLDGYCISPLKMDVNVSELLSKEVLLEGDKLVIEYIDSNVINSLNETAQIFLLDNC; translated from the exons ATGGAGTTCCCTTCACTTGGAGAACACTGTCAGAATTCAATATGTAATCAGGTAGACTTTCTGCCGCTTCAATGTAAATGTGGAATGGTGTTTTGCCGAGTACATTTTACCGAGCACTGTGTTTCTGGAGAGTGTGAGTTAGCGCCAAAGCCCCgtgatattaatttacaaagtgACGATCACATATATCGATGTTCAGAAAGCGGTTGCAGGAAAGGAAATCTGCACGAGATGCTATGTAACAAATGCcaaaaacattattgtattgAACATAGATTCCATCC TTCTTGTCCAGAAATTGATGATGAAACAATGGCAGCTAAAATTGAACAGTTTGAAGCTCCGAGGAGACAGTTTCAAGAAGCTAATAAACACCTTCAAGAAAAG ATAAcagaaaatattagaaaagcGCTGCAATCATCAGCAAAGGTGAAAACTGCATCAAAAATTCACTTAATGAGGATTAAACAGAAAGCACTTGGTCCGAAATCAGTATCAACAGCAGATAGAGTTTATTTTGCTATCAAGAAACCAGCTAATTATCAAGCTAAAAATGTTAAAGTTGTTTCAGACATAGACAGTATAACAAAAATTGAATCTGTTACCCTAGATCCTGATTTAAAAGACACAGTACCAGtgtttatttcaacaaaatggAGCCTCGGACGTGCTATAGATTCTATTTGTGATAGCTGTAATATTAAgaatgaaaataacaaaatgggTGATACAAAGCTAAGGTTGTTTCGACAACTGGATGGTTACTGTATAAGTCCTTTGAAAATGGATGTAAATGTCTCGGAATTGTTGAGTAAGGAGGTTTTGTTAGAAGGTGATAAGTTGGTGATTGAATATATTGACAGTAATGTGATAAATAGTTTAAACGAAACAGCACAGATATTTTTACTagataattgttaa